Proteins from one Ciconia boyciana chromosome 26, ASM3463844v1, whole genome shotgun sequence genomic window:
- the POGZ gene encoding pogo transposable element with ZNF domain isoform X1 yields MADTDLFMECEEEELEPWQKISDVIEDSVVEDYNSVDKTATAGNPLVQQSGQPLILTQNPTSGLGTMVTQPVLRPVQIMQNANHVTNSPVTSQPIFITTQGFPVRNVRPVQNTMNQVGIVLNVQQGQTVRPITLVPAPGTQFVKPTVGVPQVFSQMAQVRPGTTMPVRPTTNTFTTVIPATLTIRSTVPQSQAQQQSKSTPSTSTTPTATQPTTLGQLTVQQPGQSSQATNPKLVSIASFVTVKRPGVTGENSNEVAKLVNTLNTIPSLGQSPGPLVVSNSSPVHGSQRSSVSESSSSSSSLKVSSSPIPTFDLQDGGRKVCPRCDAQFRVTEALRGHMCYCCPEMVEFLKKRKSLESEPNIQSAKPPSPEKTTAVASPPSSTPIPALSPPAKAPEPSENVVDSSQSKLIMLVDDFYYGRDGGKVSQLLNFPKVPTSFRCPHCTKRLKNNIRFMNHMKHHVELDQQNGEVDVHTICQHCYRQFSTPFQLQCHLENVHSPYESTTKCKICEWAFESEPMFLQHMKDTHKPGEMPYVCQVCQYRSSLYSEVDSHFRMIHEDTRHLLCPYCLKVFKNGNAFQQHFMRHQKKSVYHCNKCRLQFLFAKDKIEHKLQHHKTFRKPKQLEGLKPGTKVTIRASRGQPRTVPISSNDMSQGTGQETTPLSSSTDPQPIFLYPPVQRNVQKRAVKKMSVLGRQTCLECSFEIPDFPNHFPTYVHCSLCRYSTCCSRAYANHMINNHVPRKSPKYLALFKNYTACGVKLSCSSCLFVTSEGDAMAKHLVFNPSHEFSNIIFRGPTWISHSRHIQPQDKSMKNTCPTYSPSKAATVKTKSMLPEKDDLEPELAPAAYNRPLVCQEEECLNIDAQEDEQPAKEPEPASKKEQLSVKKLRVVLFALCCNTEQAAEHFRNPQRRIKRWLRRFQAFQEENLASLSEGKYLSLEAEEKLAEWVLTQREQQLPVNEETLFQKATKIGRSLEGGFKISYEWAVRFMLRHNLSTHTRRAVAHPLPKDVEDNASCFIEFVQRQIHTQDLPLSMIAAIDEISLFLDVEVLCSDDRKENALQTVGTGEPWCDVVLTILADGSVLPTLVFYRGHVQQPANVPESIMLEAKENGYSDDEVMELWSSRVWQKHTECQNSKGMLVLDCHRTHLSEEVLSLLSAASTLPAVVPAGCSSKIQPLDVCIKRTVKNFLHKKWKEQAKEMADSTCDSDILLQLVLCWLAEVLEVISDSPELVQQSFLVASVLPGPDGTANSPTRNADMQEELIASLEEQLKLNDEQQEEAAAEVQDRTQAEESADPEILHQLFEGESETESFYGFEDADLDLMEI; encoded by the exons atGGCGGACACGGACCTTTTTATGGAAtgcgaggaggaggagctggaacCATGGCAGAAAATCAGTGATGTGATTGAAGATTCTGTTGTTGAGGATTATAATTCAGTTGATAAAACTGCTACGG ctggcaATCCTCTTGTTCAGCAAAGTGGACAGCCGCTAATCCTTACCCAGAACCCGACCTCGGGTCTGGGCACAATGGTAACTCAGCCAGTATTACGGCCTGTACAGATCATGCAGAATGCCAATCATGTCACGAATTCTCCAGTGACCAGCCAGCCCATCTTCATAACGACCCAG GGATTTCCTGTGAGGAATGTGCGGCCTGTACAAAACACAATGAACCAAGTTGGAATTGTTCTGAATGTACAGCAAGGTCAAACAGTTAGACCCATCACTCTTGTCCCAG CCCCAGGTACCCAGTTTGTTAAACCGACAGTTGGAGTTCCTCAGGTGTTCTCTCAAATGGCCCAGGTGAGACCAGGTACAACCATGCCGGTCCGACCCACCACCAACACTTTCACTACGGTCATTCCGGCCACGCTTACCATCAGGAGCACTGTACCACAGTCCCAGGCACAACAGCAAAGTAAGTCCACTCCCAGCACCTCCACAACTCCTACTGCAACGCAGCCAACAACACTTGGACAGTTAACtgtgcagcagccagggcagtcCAGTCAAGCTACTAACCCCAAATTAG TGAGTATCGCAAGCTTTGTGACTGTAAAGAGACCTGGAGTGACTGGTGAGAACAGCAACGAGGTTGCTAAGCTAGTGAATACCCTGAACACCATTCCTTCGTTAGGACAGAGCCCTGGCCCGCTGGTGGTTTCCAACAGCAGCCCTGTACACGGTTCCCAGAGATCTAGTGTTTCAGAGTCATCGTCATCGTCGTCATCGTTAAAAG tCAGTTCATCTCCTATTCCCACATTTGATTTGCAAGATGGTGGCAGGAAGGTCTGCCCAAGATGCGATGCTCAGTTTCGAGTCACTGAAGCTTTAAGAGGACATATGTGT tacTGCTGCCCTGAAATGGTTGAATtcctcaagaaaagaaaatctctagAATCTGAACCAAATATTCAATCTGCAAAGCCTCCATCTCCAGAAAAAACTACAGCTGTTGCTTCACCACCCTCTTCTACTCCTATCCCTGCACTGTCCCCACCTGCTAAAGCTCCAGAGCCAAGTGAAAACGTAGTTGACTCATCCCAAAGCAAGCTCATTATGTTAGTAGATGATTTCTACTATGGCAGAGATGGTGGCAAAGTGAGCCAGCTACTGAACTTCCCCAAGGTTCCAACTTCCTTCAGGTGTCCACACTGCACCAAGAGGCTAAAGAACAACATACG GTTTATGAATCACATGAAGCACCATGTTGAACTGGATCAGCAGAATGGAGAGGTAGATGTCCACACCATCTGTCAGCATTGCTACAGACAGTTCTCCACTCCGTTTCAGCTACAGTGTCACCTAGAGAATGTCCACAGTCCCTATGAGTCAACAA caaaGTGCAAGATCTGTGAATGGGCATTTGAGAGTGAGCCAATGTTCCTACAGCACATGAAGGACACTCACAAGCCTGGGGAGATGCCCTATGTTTGTCAG GTCTGTCAGTATCGTTCATCACTCTATTCTGAAGTGGACAGCCATTTCCGAATGATCCACGAAGACACGCGGCACCTGCTCTGTCCTTACTGTCTCAAAGTCTTTAAGAATGGCAACGCTTTCCAACAGCACTTCATGAGGCATCAG AAGAAGAGTGTTTATCACTGCAACAAGTGTAGACTCCAGTTCCTATTTGCCAAGGATAAAATTGAACACAAGCTGCAGCACCACAAAACCTTCCGAAAGCCCAAACAATTAGAAGGATTGAAACCCGGAACCAAG GTTACAATCAGGGCATCTAGAGGACAGCCGCGGACAGTGCCAATATCTTCAAATGACATGTCGCAGGGCACTGGACAGGAAACCACTCCGCTGTCATCTTCTACCGATCCCCAGCCCATCTTCCTGTACCCGCCTGTCCAGAGGAACGTCCAGAAGAGAGCGGTCAAAAAAAT GAGTGTCTTGGGGAGGCAGACTTGTCTGGAGTGCAGCTTCGAAATCCCCGACTTCCCGAACCACTTTCCCACCTACGTGCACTGTTCGCTATGTCGCTACAGCACTTGCTGCTCCAGAGCTTACGCCAACCACATGATCAA CAACCATGTTCCTCGGAAGAGTCCAAAATATTtggctttgtttaaaaactatACTGCCTG TGGTGTAAAGCTGTCCTGTTCCTCTTGTCTCTTTGTGACATCTGAGGGTGATGCAATGGCCAAACATCTGGTCTTCAATCCATCACATGAGTTTAGTAACATTATTTTCCGAG ggcCTACTTGGATATCACATTCCAG GCACATTCAGCCCCAGGACAAAAGCATGAAGAATACATGCCCTACCTATTCCCCAAGTAAAGCTGCTACTGTGAAAACAAAGTCTATGTTACCTGAGAAGGATGACCTGGAGCCCGAACTGGCACCAGCAGCCTACAACAGACCCCTGGTCTGCCAGGAAGAAGAGTGCTTAAATATTGACGCTCAAGAAGACGAGCAGCCAGCAAAGGAGCCTGAGCCTGCAAGCAAAAAGGAGCAGCTGTCGGTAAAAAAGCTGCGAGTTGTACTGTTTGCCTTGTGCTGCAACACTGAACAGGCTGCAGAGCACTTCCGAAACCCTCAGAGGCGGATCAAGCGCTGGCTACGAAGGTTTCAAGCTTTCCAAGAAGAGAACTTGGCATCCCTGTCAGAGGGCAAGTACCTCAGCTTAGAGGCTGAGGAGAAACTAGCAGAATGGGTCCTCACgcagagagagcagcagctgcctgtgaACGAGGAGACTCTCTTCCAGAAAGCCACCAAGATTGGCCGATCCCTTGAAGGTGGCTTCAAGATCTCCTACGAGTGGGCGGTGAGGTTTATGCTACGGCACAACCTCAGCACGCATACTCGAAGGGCAGTGGCTCACCCTCTCCCCAAAGACGTAGAGGACAACGCCAGTTGCTTCATCGAGTTTGTGCAGCGGCAAATCCACACTCAAGACCTGCCTCTCTCCATGATCGCGGCCATCGATgaaatctctctcttcctcGATGTGGAGGTGCTGTGCAGCGATGACAGGAAGGAGAACGCTTTGCAGACGGTGGGAACCGGGGAGCCCTGGTGCGATGTGGTCCTCACGATCCTCGCAGACGGAAGCGTTCTCCCAACGCTGGTCTTCTACAGGGGTCATGTACAGCAGCCCGCCAACGTGCCGGAATCTATCATGTTGGAAGCAAAGGAGAATGGATACAGTGATGACGAAGTCATGGAGTTGTGGTCGTCCAGAGTGTGGCAGAAGCACACGGAGTGTCAGAACAGCAAGGGCATGCTCGTGCTGGACTGCCACCGAACACACCTATCGGAAGAAGTACTTTCCTTGCTGAGTGCGGCCAGCACTCTGCCGGCTGTTGtccctgctggctgcagctccaaAATCCAACCTCTAGATGTTTGTATAAAAAGGACTGTGAAAAATTTCTTGCATAAAAAGTGGAAAGAGCAAGCCAAGGAAATGGCGGACTCCACGTGCGACTCGGACATTCTTCTCCAGCTGGTTTTGTGCTGGCTGGCAGAGGTCCTGGAGGTCATCAGTGACTCTCCTGAACTCGTGCAGCAGTCCTTCCTGGTGGCCAGCGTGCTGCCCGGTCCGGATGGCACGGCCAACTCGCCCACGCGCAACGCTGACATGCAGGAGGAGCTGATCGCCTCtctggaggagcagctgaagctgaacgatgagcagcaggaggaggcggcggctgAGGTCCAGGATCGGACCCAGGCCGAGGAATCTGCAGACCCAGAAATCCTCCATCAGCTCTTCGAAGGGGAAAGTGAGACTGAATCATTTTATGGCTTTGAAGATGCTGATTTGGATCTGATGGAAATCTGA
- the POGZ gene encoding pogo transposable element with ZNF domain isoform X4: MVTQPVLRPVQIMQNANHVTNSPVTSQPIFITTQGFPVRNVRPVQNTMNQVGIVLNVQQGQTVRPITLVPAPGTQFVKPTVGVPQVFSQMAQVRPGTTMPVRPTTNTFTTVIPATLTIRSTVPQSQAQQQSKSTPSTSTTPTATQPTTLGQLTVQQPGQSSQATNPKLVSIASFVTVKRPGVTGENSNEVAKLVNTLNTIPSLGQSPGPLVVSNSSPVHGSQRSSVSESSSSSSSLKVSSSPIPTFDLQDGGRKVCPRCDAQFRVTEALRGHMCYCCPEMVEFLKKRKSLESEPNIQSAKPPSPEKTTAVASPPSSTPIPALSPPAKAPEPSENVVDSSQSKLIMLVDDFYYGRDGGKVSQLLNFPKVPTSFRCPHCTKRLKNNIRFMNHMKHHVELDQQNGEVDVHTICQHCYRQFSTPFQLQCHLENVHSPYESTTKCKICEWAFESEPMFLQHMKDTHKPGEMPYVCQVCQYRSSLYSEVDSHFRMIHEDTRHLLCPYCLKVFKNGNAFQQHFMRHQKKSVYHCNKCRLQFLFAKDKIEHKLQHHKTFRKPKQLEGLKPGTKVTIRASRGQPRTVPISSNDMSQGTGQETTPLSSSTDPQPIFLYPPVQRNVQKRAVKKMSVLGRQTCLECSFEIPDFPNHFPTYVHCSLCRYSTCCSRAYANHMINNHVPRKSPKYLALFKNYTACGVKLSCSSCLFVTSEGDAMAKHLVFNPSHEFSNIIFRGPTWISHSRHIQPQDKSMKNTCPTYSPSKAATVKTKSMLPEKDDLEPELAPAAYNRPLVCQEEECLNIDAQEDEQPAKEPEPASKKEQLSVKKLRVVLFALCCNTEQAAEHFRNPQRRIKRWLRRFQAFQEENLASLSEGKYLSLEAEEKLAEWVLTQREQQLPVNEETLFQKATKIGRSLEGGFKISYEWAVRFMLRHNLSTHTRRAVAHPLPKDVEDNASCFIEFVQRQIHTQDLPLSMIAAIDEISLFLDVEVLCSDDRKENALQTVGTGEPWCDVVLTILADGSVLPTLVFYRGHVQQPANVPESIMLEAKENGYSDDEVMELWSSRVWQKHTECQNSKGMLVLDCHRTHLSEEVLSLLSAASTLPAVVPAGCSSKIQPLDVCIKRTVKNFLHKKWKEQAKEMADSTCDSDILLQLVLCWLAEVLEVISDSPELVQQSFLVASVLPGPDGTANSPTRNADMQEELIASLEEQLKLNDEQQEEAAAEVQDRTQAEESADPEILHQLFEGESETESFYGFEDADLDLMEI; this comes from the exons ATGGTAACTCAGCCAGTATTACGGCCTGTACAGATCATGCAGAATGCCAATCATGTCACGAATTCTCCAGTGACCAGCCAGCCCATCTTCATAACGACCCAG GGATTTCCTGTGAGGAATGTGCGGCCTGTACAAAACACAATGAACCAAGTTGGAATTGTTCTGAATGTACAGCAAGGTCAAACAGTTAGACCCATCACTCTTGTCCCAG CCCCAGGTACCCAGTTTGTTAAACCGACAGTTGGAGTTCCTCAGGTGTTCTCTCAAATGGCCCAGGTGAGACCAGGTACAACCATGCCGGTCCGACCCACCACCAACACTTTCACTACGGTCATTCCGGCCACGCTTACCATCAGGAGCACTGTACCACAGTCCCAGGCACAACAGCAAAGTAAGTCCACTCCCAGCACCTCCACAACTCCTACTGCAACGCAGCCAACAACACTTGGACAGTTAACtgtgcagcagccagggcagtcCAGTCAAGCTACTAACCCCAAATTAG TGAGTATCGCAAGCTTTGTGACTGTAAAGAGACCTGGAGTGACTGGTGAGAACAGCAACGAGGTTGCTAAGCTAGTGAATACCCTGAACACCATTCCTTCGTTAGGACAGAGCCCTGGCCCGCTGGTGGTTTCCAACAGCAGCCCTGTACACGGTTCCCAGAGATCTAGTGTTTCAGAGTCATCGTCATCGTCGTCATCGTTAAAAG tCAGTTCATCTCCTATTCCCACATTTGATTTGCAAGATGGTGGCAGGAAGGTCTGCCCAAGATGCGATGCTCAGTTTCGAGTCACTGAAGCTTTAAGAGGACATATGTGT tacTGCTGCCCTGAAATGGTTGAATtcctcaagaaaagaaaatctctagAATCTGAACCAAATATTCAATCTGCAAAGCCTCCATCTCCAGAAAAAACTACAGCTGTTGCTTCACCACCCTCTTCTACTCCTATCCCTGCACTGTCCCCACCTGCTAAAGCTCCAGAGCCAAGTGAAAACGTAGTTGACTCATCCCAAAGCAAGCTCATTATGTTAGTAGATGATTTCTACTATGGCAGAGATGGTGGCAAAGTGAGCCAGCTACTGAACTTCCCCAAGGTTCCAACTTCCTTCAGGTGTCCACACTGCACCAAGAGGCTAAAGAACAACATACG GTTTATGAATCACATGAAGCACCATGTTGAACTGGATCAGCAGAATGGAGAGGTAGATGTCCACACCATCTGTCAGCATTGCTACAGACAGTTCTCCACTCCGTTTCAGCTACAGTGTCACCTAGAGAATGTCCACAGTCCCTATGAGTCAACAA caaaGTGCAAGATCTGTGAATGGGCATTTGAGAGTGAGCCAATGTTCCTACAGCACATGAAGGACACTCACAAGCCTGGGGAGATGCCCTATGTTTGTCAG GTCTGTCAGTATCGTTCATCACTCTATTCTGAAGTGGACAGCCATTTCCGAATGATCCACGAAGACACGCGGCACCTGCTCTGTCCTTACTGTCTCAAAGTCTTTAAGAATGGCAACGCTTTCCAACAGCACTTCATGAGGCATCAG AAGAAGAGTGTTTATCACTGCAACAAGTGTAGACTCCAGTTCCTATTTGCCAAGGATAAAATTGAACACAAGCTGCAGCACCACAAAACCTTCCGAAAGCCCAAACAATTAGAAGGATTGAAACCCGGAACCAAG GTTACAATCAGGGCATCTAGAGGACAGCCGCGGACAGTGCCAATATCTTCAAATGACATGTCGCAGGGCACTGGACAGGAAACCACTCCGCTGTCATCTTCTACCGATCCCCAGCCCATCTTCCTGTACCCGCCTGTCCAGAGGAACGTCCAGAAGAGAGCGGTCAAAAAAAT GAGTGTCTTGGGGAGGCAGACTTGTCTGGAGTGCAGCTTCGAAATCCCCGACTTCCCGAACCACTTTCCCACCTACGTGCACTGTTCGCTATGTCGCTACAGCACTTGCTGCTCCAGAGCTTACGCCAACCACATGATCAA CAACCATGTTCCTCGGAAGAGTCCAAAATATTtggctttgtttaaaaactatACTGCCTG TGGTGTAAAGCTGTCCTGTTCCTCTTGTCTCTTTGTGACATCTGAGGGTGATGCAATGGCCAAACATCTGGTCTTCAATCCATCACATGAGTTTAGTAACATTATTTTCCGAG ggcCTACTTGGATATCACATTCCAG GCACATTCAGCCCCAGGACAAAAGCATGAAGAATACATGCCCTACCTATTCCCCAAGTAAAGCTGCTACTGTGAAAACAAAGTCTATGTTACCTGAGAAGGATGACCTGGAGCCCGAACTGGCACCAGCAGCCTACAACAGACCCCTGGTCTGCCAGGAAGAAGAGTGCTTAAATATTGACGCTCAAGAAGACGAGCAGCCAGCAAAGGAGCCTGAGCCTGCAAGCAAAAAGGAGCAGCTGTCGGTAAAAAAGCTGCGAGTTGTACTGTTTGCCTTGTGCTGCAACACTGAACAGGCTGCAGAGCACTTCCGAAACCCTCAGAGGCGGATCAAGCGCTGGCTACGAAGGTTTCAAGCTTTCCAAGAAGAGAACTTGGCATCCCTGTCAGAGGGCAAGTACCTCAGCTTAGAGGCTGAGGAGAAACTAGCAGAATGGGTCCTCACgcagagagagcagcagctgcctgtgaACGAGGAGACTCTCTTCCAGAAAGCCACCAAGATTGGCCGATCCCTTGAAGGTGGCTTCAAGATCTCCTACGAGTGGGCGGTGAGGTTTATGCTACGGCACAACCTCAGCACGCATACTCGAAGGGCAGTGGCTCACCCTCTCCCCAAAGACGTAGAGGACAACGCCAGTTGCTTCATCGAGTTTGTGCAGCGGCAAATCCACACTCAAGACCTGCCTCTCTCCATGATCGCGGCCATCGATgaaatctctctcttcctcGATGTGGAGGTGCTGTGCAGCGATGACAGGAAGGAGAACGCTTTGCAGACGGTGGGAACCGGGGAGCCCTGGTGCGATGTGGTCCTCACGATCCTCGCAGACGGAAGCGTTCTCCCAACGCTGGTCTTCTACAGGGGTCATGTACAGCAGCCCGCCAACGTGCCGGAATCTATCATGTTGGAAGCAAAGGAGAATGGATACAGTGATGACGAAGTCATGGAGTTGTGGTCGTCCAGAGTGTGGCAGAAGCACACGGAGTGTCAGAACAGCAAGGGCATGCTCGTGCTGGACTGCCACCGAACACACCTATCGGAAGAAGTACTTTCCTTGCTGAGTGCGGCCAGCACTCTGCCGGCTGTTGtccctgctggctgcagctccaaAATCCAACCTCTAGATGTTTGTATAAAAAGGACTGTGAAAAATTTCTTGCATAAAAAGTGGAAAGAGCAAGCCAAGGAAATGGCGGACTCCACGTGCGACTCGGACATTCTTCTCCAGCTGGTTTTGTGCTGGCTGGCAGAGGTCCTGGAGGTCATCAGTGACTCTCCTGAACTCGTGCAGCAGTCCTTCCTGGTGGCCAGCGTGCTGCCCGGTCCGGATGGCACGGCCAACTCGCCCACGCGCAACGCTGACATGCAGGAGGAGCTGATCGCCTCtctggaggagcagctgaagctgaacgatgagcagcaggaggaggcggcggctgAGGTCCAGGATCGGACCCAGGCCGAGGAATCTGCAGACCCAGAAATCCTCCATCAGCTCTTCGAAGGGGAAAGTGAGACTGAATCATTTTATGGCTTTGAAGATGCTGATTTGGATCTGATGGAAATCTGA